The Lytechinus variegatus isolate NC3 chromosome 11, Lvar_3.0, whole genome shotgun sequence genome contains the following window.
ctaggccggggggggggggcctcggaggcctccccctcaacgaatcgcgcgatattttcgccgtgcgagaTTTTTTTACCGCGCCGCTAGCTGAATTTTTAcgttcaagtcttgcgcaacttttgagaccaattttgcgtcacccgggtacgtggttccgaaattacgcaacattatgtaagtgcatgtcagaccgaaaattgctcaaaaacgtgatttcgtgtacaaagtcaatgcaaattgtgtttccaaccaaaattcataaatgtatgattatttttagttttgctagtctaaatgtattaattttatgctttttatgatcacagaagagtccccaaaaaatttcattgaaaaaacaatgaaaaacaaaaggtcaaaaaaacaatgtaatacataagaaaatgatttgatatcacaatttttttcctgtaCACTTGCTAatgacaccacaaagagtttctataccaaaaattagtagatttggagctttatttagggagttagaggaaaaagtatgatttcgcatactaattacgcataaattagcataatcacttaatagcgatttgcatgaaataaatttctatacaatcttgtagattatgtcccaggcaacccgcgtgccaattttcggcgcggtcgacggccgacatcccggccataggaactcccaaaataccccggcctagatagggttaaagtaGTTAAATGCCTTTAATCTCAATCTTTGGTTGGAATATTTAATGGTCTCACTTGATTCCTTAGATATTTTACTAccgtgtaataaaaaaaaagaagtaaatcATCCCCCTGCTTACCAAACTCTTTAAACacttatatctaaaaaaaatgttaatttgtcTCTTGAGTATGGTTCACAGTGATGAAATTCTCATATGATGATTTTCTGTTACCAATGGGGCAGATGGGGCTACATGTACCATTGGTATTTCAACTTTCCATTCATGACAGTTTGGTAGTATGACAGAAGTCTAGCTTATCGTCACCTACATATATAGGCTTTTCTGACTCATCCTGGAGTATTGAACTGTAATATTGTCAGTAATTGTCATGATCATATATCAGGAGCACAtggtgaaaaaacaaaaaagcaaATTAGACATTAATGGGTTCATGGTGGCTCAAATTATGGGATCTCGGGGTGTTTCTCAAGGATTTAAGGATTGTGGCTTGGAGTTGTTCTGCCATTTCGTTTTGCTTGCGGTACATAGTGCATCGCCACTTTGGTAAGATCAATCACACTGGATGCACACGACCATGTATCCATCAATTaggttacatgtatgtgcttaATATCATGTGCGCATTGGCACATAAAGCATGACTCTCAGTCAACCTtaaagtctttgtgaaacaccccctaggAATATTCCTGGCTGAGATAAAGAATCTCAACTATATTTCCATTGCCCACCACTAGAGTACtgaagtgatgacatcacaaaaAACCTTTTTTAGCATttctgtgtttttgataccatatttttgtagagcatgatgaaaaaccccCACTACCAAAAttggtgggaatcggtccacgggggccttagatatgacctcatgaatacataattagccccactGAAGTCAGTGTTCCAGGCCGAtcatacattgacttcaatggggctaattgtgtattcatgaggtcatatctaagGGTCCTATGGACCGATTCCAAACAAATTTTGATAGTGGGGGTTTAttatcatgctctaccaaaaaaTGGTATAAAAGTGCTGATATGCAGAAAgtgaaaattgatgatgtcacactttGGTACTCTACATTTATATACTGTGACATGTTTCACAAATCAGTTCTTTTCCCTCTCTGTTTTGATAGCCCGGTGCATTATTTCACACCTGGGGAATAGAGATCACGTTAGACAAGCTTGAGGATAGCCTTGTTTCCTACGATCTTGAGGTTGGATTCAGGACAAAGCAGGTAGAATTCTTCATCGTATTTTAGGAAGCTGTAGATGTAATTATAATAACACTTCATATTTATGTAGCACCTGATGCATCAGTGCGATGTCTCTAGAAGCATTTTACAGATAGATATctgtattttatttgattttttcatcTCGAGATTTcttaatgaatttaaatttgaatcgATTAAACTTTATTCACTGGACATGACAATATTGttaaataatatatacatgtattcattgatAACATAAGAATAATTATAGCAGTGTGTCATATATAATGATATGGCAGTCCGTATTAGTTCTACTCTTTTCTTTGTTGTGTGTGTCACAGAGTGTCAGGAACGGTGAGATTGTGAAAGTTGACGAGGTCCGTCTTTCAGTTGGTGCTGAAGGCAGTGAGAGCATTGGGGTGTACAGCATGGATCTGTTCTATCACCGTGCCAATTCAACACTTCTTATCGATGCAAAAACTCCATTCCATGGCAGCACATATTTCAAAGGTATGAACAACATGCTGTGAATGTGTTTTAGATTTGCCATTTGGTGTAATGCATTTCAACTTTTGGTCTAATAATATGTAGCAGATCTTGTACCAGTTTGTCTAATTTAGAGCTAGTgggatacatgtatttctgttcAGTATTCAGTGCTACTGTtagaagttaaaaaaaaacattactcgataaaataatgaaagatcaATATTAGAGGCCAGAGAACGGTTTtaaaagtgggggaggggggctgaccatgcaaataaTAAGAAGCAGATGTTAATGCTTTTGTTTTTGggcacggttttggaaaaaagaccCCCCTTCGCCGAGTGCGCAGCCCCTGTATATCAAAATACTATAGTCAAGTAATTGCACGCACATCTTGATTCTTCAGTCTTCTCTCCAGGATCACTCCAAAATGAACAGACCAACAAGAGACTTCACCTGCAAGCAACTTCAGATGCTACCGGAACTGTTCAGACCTACGTCTTGGATGCTGGTATGGACACCATCCCTCTGTCCAACAGTATCAAGTTCATCCCAGTCTTCTCCTTGACGATCCCAGAGCTTGTGAGCTACAACCTAGAGGGATACATCAGCAGCACCAACCAGGATAAGGTGGTGGATCTCAGCCTGGTCGATGGATCAGAACAAAGGCTTATTTCCCTGAGAGgtaaatcacaattttttttcatattaagcAGGTATTTGTTATTCTTGAGAGTTCATGAGAAGTGGATTGTGATTTTCCTATCCCAGAACTCTGGAAAGAACTAAAAATCTAGCCCTTGTCGCTGTTGATGTATTCTGATGGACAACGTTCGATATAGTTTTTAATCGGCTAACAATTTTTATGTTGGATATCATCCCTTTTGAGGAATTCCTTGTAAAGCTCATTACAGGTAACCTGTGTGTATTTGCTTGTCTTTAagagcattgttttttttatttgcaaaggGCATTTACGAGAGGTCCGTATCTTAGCACGTATCAAGTGCATGCTCTCAATTAAATGCTTTTTGCTCAATGTACCAATATTTGTACAGGCACCTGTGAAAGATCTTTGCATTCATCATTCGGATATGATAGTTTCATCTGCGGACAAATCATGTACATAGCAATTCATTGTGGCTTACTCAGTTACTATTTGACCCTTatctgcactcaacccaggtgaggtaaaagGGTAcggcaggaaataattcctcaaaaagctgtgtgcagcTGAATCGAtagcctagcttagctgggtaagAATAATAGCAGGgactgctgggagaacagttttcggaactgaagtggctaccctgggtaaatatgccgttattattatcatagtaTTACCTTtgatctttgatttttctttaggTGACTTCATCAAGAATGGCACCATGCTCCTCCTGTCCGTGTCCGGTAACGTTGGTGCCTTCTCCGGCTCCCTCCAGGGGGGCTACAAGTCGGAAACCACACCCTCATCTCGCATGATCACTCCCATCTTCAGCCTTACCAGTGCTTTCCCTGTTGTCTCTTTGAGACTTGGTGGAGGCCCTCTTGTCCTCTCGGACAATGGTGTGACCATGGGTGAACTCTACCTCACCTCAGCCAACTCAAGACTGATTGAGATATCCAGTGAGTATGATTCAGAACTATCGTTCTTTTATTAGCTTATCTGGTCTGTAGGGCCGGTGACGCCACATTTGCTGCTACGACAGTATTTCTGGTTGTAATATCTCATAGcacatagggttagagttaggattgttaAAGGGGTTTTTGTTTCAGAAtgatgtaaagataaggattatTATTTATGTTGTTGTGGAcgtttgattttctgtttggcttaacatgcagattttttATTGGAGTAATTAGTGCCATAGCAATCGTCGCTGGACCATATGTCAGCTGAATCGAtagcctagcttagctgggtaagAATAATAGCAGGGACTGCTGGGAGAACAggtttcggaactgaagtggctaccctgggtaaatatgccgttattattatcataatattacctttgattttttatttttctttaggtGACTTCATCAAGAATGACACCATGCGCCTCCTGTCCGTGTCCGGTAACGTTGGTGCCTTCTCCGGCTCCCTCCAGGGGGGCTACAAGTCGGAAACCACACCCTCATCTCGCATGATCACTCCCATCTTCAGCCTTACCAGTGCTTTCCCTGTTGTCTCTTTGAGACTTGGTGGAGGCCCTCTTGTCCTCTCGGACAATAGTGTGACCATGGGTGAACTGTACCTCACCTCAGCCAACTCAAGACTGATTGAGATATCCAGTGAGAATGATTCAGAACTATCGCTCTTTTATTAGCTTATCTGGTCTGTAGGGCCGGTGACGCCACATTTGCTCCTACGACAGTATCTCTGGTCGTAATATCTCATAGCGCATAGGGTTAAAGTTAGGATTGTTAAAGGGGTTTTGTTTCAGAAtgatgtaaagataaggattattatttattttgttgtggacgtttgattttctgtttggcttaacatgcagatttttCATTGGAGTAATTAGTGCCATAGCAATCGTCGCTGGACCAAATGTCAGGGAACTGTAGGGCTAGGGGCCAGTTGCAGAAGGAGTTGTAATCAGacacaacttaaaaaaaatcaaatgcatcTTGATTTTGTGCTGATCAGACATGTGTATTTAGGACTTGTGTCCTACGTTAAACGTAACTCTCTGCAACGGAACCCTGATGTACTATGCTGTGGCGTGATTTTTGTCATCTGGCATCTGTTCGCTGTCTTTCCACATTTTGAAGACGCTtcttttttgtcatttcatgtCTGATTTGAATTCTGTTTGCCTTAAAATGATCAGACTATGTTGGGGATTCAAATCTGCTACATCGAATATGTTAATTTCtgcgcatttttcaaatttcGCATGAAGTGTTTTGTTTATTAGTTGCCGTTATTGCTGTAATAATAACTTCTGTTTACCCATTCTCTGTATCACCACCTGTACCTAACTTTAAATGATTTGCAATTCATTCAAGTTAATAACAACTTAATCTTCTAcctaaagagaaaaaaatgatatcaagtATACATATGCAGAGATATTGAGTAGGATCCTTTTGAACTTCTTCCGTTTGTGACatagaaatttgaaattcaagaTTTTTTGTTTGACCTTTCAACTTCAGACCTACACCTCGAGAAAAGTGAGAGGAGGTTTGGTGTCCAGGGTATGATCAAAGAAATCATTCCTTTTGGCATTGAGTTTGAGATGACCAACGACGAGCAGAGACAGTACTCCGTGGATCTGACCGTCAACTTCATGGGCTCATACAACATTCAGGGTACACTCTTCAACAAGTCAGCGGACTCTATCTGCAGGATTGAGGTTGTGACGTCAGTCAACGGCAATGAGTACTACAATGTAACAAGTGAGTGTGAAATAATTATCACGTCAACTAAGTGTCTGACCTATTGTAAGTTGAACAGAGCTAGCTCTGTTTCTCATCATACCTTATTAGCCCCAGGACCTGGCAGAGAAACTTGTACTTCCCTCTGTTGAATGCATACCATTAGAAGAAGAAACTGTAGGAAATTCATAATTCAATATCCACCGTTGTACTTGCATTTGCTGTTGAAGATCTTGTTGTATGTTGTGGCTTTTCGTTGATTGGTGATTTTGTTTAAGTTGCATCTGAGTCAGAATACTTTCTCATGAATAGAGATGTCATGACTCGATCAAGCACGGTCTAATGATGTGTCAGTCATTTCAGATGACTTTCCATTTATTAGGATGAAGTAATTGTAAAGTAAATTCATTCCCAACTTCTTTGTAACAGGGTTTGGTAATATGGTGGtgatatttttttacctgattgctattTTTATACCTGAaagctaagaaagcatgaatgcaagcaaccaggggactgTAGACGTAAGGTCCTCTCtgaggtacatgtacttggtaATGCCTCATCAAAGGGCACTAGTGCATCAAGTGGGAATGGAACCCGGGTCACTGGAATCCGAAACCCCGGCCTCACCGACTGAGCTTACACACCTCCTTTTAAACCTGTTTGCCACTAATTCCGcaattcccatagactttatGCCGGGGCCTTGTGGTTCAAGTAGGCAGTGGGTTAAACATGaaacattctttttttcccaTGACAGGTGAATTCAAGAACCAAGTTAACATTCATGAGTACTTGGACACCATCATCAAGTTCAGAGGCAATCAGATCTTCAGGACCAAGAACGGTCTTCAGGTCCAGCCCATGAATTCCGGGAACAGGTTCACCCCGATCTTCCTCTTGGAAACAAACGAGCTTAAAAGTCTCTCTCTGGGAGGATCAGTCAATGTATTAGTAGGAAGTGGAATCTTGATCAACAACCTGAGGCTGGTTGGTACTGAGGATATTGTAACTCTCAGTGGTATGTATTGCTAATATGTTAAGCCGTTAAGACCTATATGCCTAAGATAGTGTCCATGAGCAGTGGGTGATATGGTACTGAAATCAAATTGTGTTCAATGGATTAAAGGGTAACCTAACTTTGgtgttgaaatgatttgtgtGAAAGGTAAAACATGAGAAGAATAGAAAGGTAAGTTAGCTAGCAATggcaaatcaaaataaaaaagtcagTATAAGGGGGTAAAACAAAATAACGAGTCAGTAACCCAATCTTTATATCTGCAATAAAGATGGCAGtaatcattttaatcatttaaaaagtcaagtgtcaaaattttgagaaaaaaaatccaaacccCAGAATTTATTGCAAAATGAATGGGCGCACAAAAAATTGGTACCACATTTTTCCCTACAGTCCACAAATGACAAGCTGCAGTTGTTCTTCAGAAATTCATATATGTTGCCCTAAATGTTATGAGATTGTTGGCTCATTTCTCAGAATGTACACCATTAGGTCAAACCTTAAggaatttttatttcatctaaagTAGGTGCTCAAACATaaaagaataattttcatttatggACAATAAATActtatacttacatgtataggGTTCCCTAACTTTACAAATAACAATTCTTTGTTTCATCTGCATGCAGGCTCTGCTTCCCTGGACCGTGAAATAAGGACCATCGACTGGACATTTAATGTTGGCAATGCTTACGTCACCGAGGGTGTATCAGGGTCTGCCTCCCACCGTGATAACACTCTGACCTTCCAGATATCTTTGACATCAGATGGATCAAGCCAACCTGACTACAGCCTCAACATTGAACTTCAGAACTCGACCGCAGAGGTTTGTAGTTCCATTGAAACTCATTTGACCCAAGATTGTTCAATCTTAGGGGTTGTTGCGAGAAATTATTTGCAATCAGTTGCTGATCACTGTTTCAAATTTACGATTGATAGATCCATTTAAACTATAGCAAATTAGTTTCACTTCTTGTTTCAAAAAGCAGACCACCAATTAAATGCAAGTTTGCAATCGATTTCATtacttatgattgatttttggAGCCTCAGtttaagagagtcaaaaggggcctaagctttcgatcctagcagaatcttctttggaggcaaaatgacaaacatataaggtggaacaaccataatatagaccacagacattcaacagcaacactggaacaaggagacaaaaggggcattagtgagaagagatgaccaatcaggttaatgaaggggatgaaagaaaaggagtaggcagacacaaagggaagttggtgtgagtaaggccaaagaaagacctcaagccaagagggattaagataatgaggcaggcaacatcaaacaggatctggaacaaaacagtgatagagggtatgaggaagatatgaataacaagagaattagtgagaggtgggtcaaacaggtaacaaagaaaggcataataaactggtgcataagagtggggaaaaaagggaaagagaagggaacaactgataatgtgcaaaagacataagtatgtatgatagagcattaaacaaactaagagaagaaagtaagtgtaaaaataaatctgtaagtataaaagtatataaatatatccaaaataaaaaataatatatatacaaaggGTGTAACTGATATTGTAATCCGCTGGGTGTGAGGGTATGAGGAAgatatgaataacaagagaattagtgagaggtgggtcaaacaggtaacaaagaaaggcataataaactggtgcataagagtggggaaaaaagggaaaaagaagggaacaactgataatgtgcaaaagacataagtatgtatgatagagaattaaacaaactaagagaagaaagtaagtgtaaaaataaatctgtaagtataaaagtcaataaatatatccaaaataaagtataaaagtaaataaatatatccaaaataaaaaatgatatatatacaaaGGGTGTAACTTATATTGTAATCCGCTGGGTGTGAGGGGGAAAAAACAGAAGActaaatagtagaaaaaaaacctgtatatatggaagggaagcaaattgcctaaaagggtaaaagcaaataaagaagcTGATGCTGTATGAGAGAAGGGGCgtattgagaagaaaaaaaaactgaactagtaaacataaaaaaagcaaaatgaatAAGTGTTAAATCTAAGAGGTGAAGGGAGAGAAAATTGCAAGTTAATTGCAAACTCTCCATTAAATAGGTTCCATGACAGTTGCTCTGGTGACAATTgatccgatggaaaatctgcactaTAAGCCACACATAAAACCTTATCTCCAGAACTAAATAAACCCttatccttatctttacattattcggAATAAAAAACTcttattacaatcctaactctagcCCTATGCCTTCTGAGAAATAGAGaacggagcaattgtcgcaggagcatatATATGCAGTGTCACCCTACATTCATCCATGGCTTTGTTGGTTGTCATATCTTTCTCGGTCACCTTTCCATCACTTTTAGTGTTTCCTTATATTAGAAAAAAGATGGAATGTCAACCTACCTTGATTTAGATTGACTGAGAACACAGTACCAatgtaactgtcagataaaacatacTTTCTTGGATAAAACGTTCTTTCCTGAAATGTTTCCCAGGATCCTGTAACCTAAAGGtttgcgatcaatcgctaaatagcattcgccagtcataatcatTGTTGCATATGCAATTAGTTCAAAATGTTGGCAAGTAAACAATCAAAATATGTtccttcatacatgtatctacaatCCATTGTAAACCTTCATGTTACTGGGGCCACAGGTATGCTATTGTGATTTATCCTGAAGGCCAACAAGGCTTATTTCAGACTACAGTATTAAGTTCATAGAACTGATGTTTCAACaatgtaatttgcataaattgatataataataatattccccttttatatagcacttaatacatgtGAACAACGTCGCTAAGCGCCGTACAGATAATATTTGATACCCCAGTCATTGGATCCTGGCAtgcaatgtatgcaccttctccccTCCCTTTGGAACATTCCAaaaagagttccaagactcattTGCTCGGGACACTACATAGGCTTTTGCATCCTACTGGGTTTATCATCTCCTGACTCTCTAGAATTGAACAGTAAACCTGTCCATGTTATCACTGTTTCTTGATTAGGGTGAGATCTTTGCATGGGACGGCAAGATCGAGCTGGACATGCCCCACCATCCTGAGCTGAGCTTCCGTATGGACACCGAATACGCCTTATCTGATGGCCGATCCAGCGGAAATGTCTTCAGGCTCTGCTACGATGGAATTGACTGTACATCTACTGATAAGAGGGTATGAGCACAGAAACCTCTTGTTTTTTGTAATCTCTGTTTTCTTTGATGTTGATCTATGAACTGTCAATAATTTTAAGGTCACAAGGTTCAAGGTTGAAGGTAACTAGAATTTTTGTAcctgaaaaatacattttatcatgAGCActgaatttttattcattttgaaggATCACTCATGTATTCATATGGGAGTGGTGTTTGAGAAGATTTTGGGATCACTGGGTTGAAGTtcaagaacttgaaaaaaaatgtcattcatAAAAGTTGCTGGTTCTCACAATAACTTCTCATAATGGCTTCTATAAAACAGATCAAATTTGAGGTTGACTTTGAGTAATCTGATTAGGATATTGGGAATcataaaaatgtatgaaaattcaattgattaatttcataatatatttcacATCTTACAATTATGGAGGTGTAAATATTCACGAAGCATAGTTCAGAATCCatgttattttgatgatgttttgtAAGAATAGGTAAGTGATgcatgcacaatgtgaatgccATTGAAACGGAATTCATGATACTAATATTTAGCAtatcataaagttatgatatttctttCTGGCTAGTGACTAAGGGTTTGATGAAAAACTCTCCTTTGCACACTATGATGCGATTTTAACTTCAGATGAAGAACAAAAAATGTCATATTCCTGCTCTCATCCGTATTTTTGTTCCCCCTTCATCACCCCTCCACCACTCCAGATCACTTTGAGCCATGACCTGACCTTCAATCATGTAAGGAACGTTTCATACAGTCATGACATGGAAGTGTCCTACACTCATCCTGCTGTTGGTGTTGACTTGTCGATGGAATGGACCACCGGATGTGTCGTTGGTGCCTCCTCCGGCATGGAGCTGACCCTGAGGGACCATGAAGAGGATCTATTCACCACCACCATAAGGTACACCGCAGAAGGACCATCCACCAACGGCTCCGTAGCGATCCTCCTCACGGCTCCAGGTTACTTTGATTACGAGTCCACAGACATTTTCCATTTCAGCAACCCCATGGACATCCTTTGGTTATCGAAGTACAGATCTGGCGAGCAGGTTATGAGCTTCCTCGTGCGCTTCATTATGACTGCTGAATCTGAAACGGACTTCGGGACGAACACTGTTTTGGAATATACAGACATCAGGAACAATGCCTATACtcttgaatatatttttgacaAACATAACGACAATAAGTTGGACTCGATGGTTATCAAGAAGAATTCTGAGTTGAAACTGGAGAAGTTTGAGGAAGACACGGTGGAGATATCAGAAACCCGAATCTTCACTCGTTACATCCGTGCTTTAAGGACCACGTTCCAACCTGTCCAGGACATACGCTACTACCAAGCGGTGACTATCGATCGTCAAACTGGCAATGCCAATGCAGACCTGCAGCTTCGGTTCCTCCCTGGCCAGAAACCGATCTCCCTCATTGCCGATTTTACAAACAGAAGCACGGAAGCAAAGGAGGACGGCCAGATCATCGCCACTCTTACTCTCCCGAAGACTGCCATCACTGTTCTCACTGAAGGAAAGCTCGAGAAGGGTGTCCCGTCCGGCAATATGAGCATTAAAATACAACCTCTCATGAGATCAGCTGAAACCTATGCTGTTGAGTTGGCCATGAAGAACAGGAGCTCCTCATCAAGCCAGGCGTACGACACCACCTTCACCTTCAGGTCTCCTGCAAATGTTGGGTATGGTCTCAAACACACAGTTGAGTACATGTTTTCTGAAGATCAACCGCCATTTATGACAACTTCTCTCATTGGCATGTGGGGTGGTAAGTCCTAGTAGTagtattcatgatgatgatgatgatgataatgatgatgaatgtaatggtgataatattggtgatgatgatgatgatgagaatgatggtaatggtggggataatgatgatattcGCAATAGTGACAATCATTAATTGTtgtgattataataatgataatactactgataataattatttcaataatgataataattatagctTATagcttttcattgatttattttttttagattggtATTATTTGCCAGATACTGTATTGTTATCATACCAGTTGCATTTACGCTGAAGTATGGAAAATTGTGATTCTAGTTGTTGtataatatatttaatttttgcATGATGTTTTCATTCTTTGCAGAGGAGGAGGTAGTTTTGGATGGAGCAGTATATGTCCACGACCCCTTGAATGAGGGCATTGCATGTGACCTAAGCCTTACAACCCCAGCTCACGTGTACAGCCTTGGAACTAGGTTTAATATGGAGTCCCGCAACATCACCCTCGCCAAAGACTCCGTCATCATCTGGTCATCCAACTACACCCAGAACTTCCTGGAGAGCGATGCCGGCTTCAGCTACAGCCTACAAATTCTTGAGAGCGTGATGTCCTATGGCTCTGGGCTGACCGTGACCCTGAGTAATATCAGCAATTCCTACGAGTTCAACCTCCAAATACAGGAGAATGATCGGGAGAACCTCTACACCATCTGGGAGCTTGACCTTTTCCCTGGCCAGAAGCGCTTTGACCTGACCACGGAGACCAGGTCAGATTTCTTGCCAGGTTACAACACCAGGACCTCTCTGAACTTTGAGAAAACTGAGCTGGCTTCTACTCTCTTCTACTCACATAATGTGGACAACAGGGACGTGGTAGGTCCCTTTACTGACTGTTTGTTTCATATTACTTGACTTTGTAGTAAACATTCGGCATGGCATTGGTTCACAAAAATTTAATCACTTGTTTTGAAAGCACAATTCAACATACTATTCAGTTTATTTTGTCATGATGACACTGAAAATTGCATGCCAAGATGAAAGATGAAAGTATTCTCTTATCTATTATCCTGTTACAAGAGGTTGGATGATAGAAAATTACACATGTATGATGATCAGTGCCACCCAAATATTAATGGCATGTGCACAAACAACATTTCTAGAATTTGGGAGTTATGAAAAATTCTCTTAATCTAGATTTCTAAGACAAGACAAGTATTGAAAAAAGAACAGAGCAAAGCAATTAGTTtgactctctctctttctatgcTAGTTCTCCTTGACATTCACCAACGGGTCATCAGACGAGCCCAACTCCCGTACCACCAAGATTGTCATCAGACAGCCCACCAATCCCAGCATCAACCTGCATCAGGTGGTCCTTGTCGATTCCTGCTCCATGAACGAGCAAGGAGTCGCCCATAACACCACCCTGATGTGGGGTAGTCTGCTCCCTACCCAGACCGTTGCCTTGCGTTTCACCGGCAGAAGAAACCAGGGTGGAGCTGGGGCCACCCTCATGCTCCGAAATGAGGGCCGCATCTTGGGCTTTGGAAGAGTGTACACCCTGAACTTTGACAAGACCAGTACCGAATCTCTTACAGGCTGCAATGTAAGTGTCATACACTAACTCTCTGGTAGCACACCacatctggggcccgtaacacaaagcttagcaatgatcgtagaatatttttctacgattg
Protein-coding sequences here:
- the LOC121423421 gene encoding uncharacterized protein LOC121423421 isoform X4, producing MDFKTLLVLACVAAGSLAGPVRETQCAEQCNSREDEGMFRSFKSYYFSYAVDIDSRINGSDITQSSTVRIEATAVIEGLSACDKMLILSDISILERQSDGVMVPAETESTFALSLNAHPLRFSMESNGTITSVCPEAGEEIWALNVKRGFLSHMQTKRTTSNDVLSVAGVFETSVTGTCMPVYSPTGEMSFIKSNDYLMCKHRTNLNMFVDAVPVHLLAPTASPLTSRMECEYTMDSQSISTIECQETHTLKPFAESESHPEVSVRTSIAKIDVRPTISSSLGSEFARRTSLLYENPSPVSEVSSRDVRKTITQICDSITNGISHETPGLFETLTKQFGELDMDNMYTVINRLFRICPETDEVINMVKDALTDCDTEQCAQGFHSIINSENSAENEFYLRKWFMKLVFHKNPTKNMINIVKRYVHGTEEVNLPAYYALSSMIHQYCRISDDDCSRDPDIQQAAMVFEDNLHESCLPENEEDENRILMSVRAIGNMGLIQTKSLLNRCNRDQNSNQLRVASIQAYRRASCADVPVDRFMRVFSTVDNDSELRIAAYRAIIRCPSEELLQGIANAMAVEPTNQVTCYVSSHLANLRNSQDPMVHDLQSALSQSPLANVTKCGMDYRKFSHNYGLSYFDDESGNGIHFDGDVVFSSESYLPRSGRLAMNVDVFGYGLDLFELDARTEGWQEALESLMAHSDEDRDADMIGSVQRMFKKRARRQRREGIKNSALNKIRNQYESNHDLEHEEIEQASLAMKVFGNDVFYKDRDDFERMAEKFSRENIMQIIASLTTHRTHEYSLNKNFKASKVSIPTMAGMPLEVNIQGAFNSILKASGKLDVLGMVASPRTLAIKGVFEPSAAIEVSSNMMVDAHCARSGLSHKVNMATSLSFGGSLSFEDGMLKVKVDAPPRRETVIKASSSLSFMQGNDQLVAVSEPEISMDEPFANPRYSLHITGTRPAAPFSLPGALFHTWGIEITLDKLEDSLVSYDLEVGFRTKQSVRNGEIVKVDEVRLSVGAEGSESIGVYSMDLFYHRANSTLLIDAKTPFHGSTYFKVFSPGSLQNEQTNKRLHLQATSDATGTVQTYVLDAGMDTIPLSNSIKFIPVFSLTIPELVSYNLEGYISSTNQDKVVDLSLVDGSEQRLISLRGDFIKNGTMLLLSVSGNVGAFSGSLQGGYKSETTPSSRMITPIFSLTSAFPVVSLRLGGGPLVLSDNGVTMGELYLTSANSRLIEISNLHLEKSERRFGVQGMIKEIIPFGIEFEMTNDEQRQYSVDLTVNFMGSYNIQGTLFNKSADSICRIEVVTSVNGNEYYNVTSEFKNQVNIHEYLDTIIKFRGNQIFRTKNGLQVQPMNSGNRFTPIFLLETNELKSLSLGGSVNVLVGSGILINNLRLVGTEDIVTLSGSASLDREIRTIDWTFNVGNAYVTEGVSGSASHRDNTLTFQISLTSDGSSQPDYSLNIELQNSTAEGEIFAWDGKIELDMPHHPELSFRMDTEYALSDGRSSGNVFRLCYDGIDCTSTDKRITLSHDLTFNHVRNVSYSHDMEVSYTHPAVGVDLSMEWTTGCVVGASSGMELTLRDHEEDLFTTTIRYTAEGPSTNGSVAILLTAPGYFDYESTDIFHFSNPMDILWLSKYRSGEQVMSFLVRFIMTAESETDFGTNTVLEYTDIRNNAYTLEYIFDKHNDNKLDSMVIKKNSELKLEKFEEDTVEISETRIFTRYIRALRTTFQPVQDIRYYQAVTIDRQTGNANADLQLRFLPGQKPISLIADFTNRSTEAKEDGQIIATLTLPKTAITVLTEGKLEKGVPSGNMSIKIQPLMRSAETYAVELAMKNRSSSSSQAYDTTFTFRSPANVGYGLKHTVEYMFSEDQPPFMTTSLIGMWGEEEVVLDGAVYVHDPLNEGIACDLSLTTPAHVYSLGTRFNMESRNITLAKDSVIIWSSNYTQNFLESDAGFSYSLQILESVMSYGSGLTVTLSNISNSYEFNLQIQENDRENLYTIWELDLFPGQKRFDLTTETRSDFLPGYNTRTSLNFEKTELASTLFYSHNVDNRDVFSLTFTNGSSDEPNSRTTKIVIRQPTNPSINLHQVVLVDSCSMNEQGVAHNTTLMWGSLLPTQTVALRFTGRRNQGGAGATLMLRNEGRILGFGRVYTLNFDKTSTESLTGCNTTFTGENGNIVSVRSVLSNNSLGITKDYGYSVTTTIPDRHIHRIYQQSTSAMLEVQRTEGTITGQLDFRRSDRGPQDLNLNILIS